In Mercurialis annua linkage group LG5, ddMerAnnu1.2, whole genome shotgun sequence, a single genomic region encodes these proteins:
- the LOC126681509 gene encoding dirigent protein 4-like gives MTIYFLSAKAHEEYYNKTKFDIRMKQKITKLYFFHHEIYGGKNPTTVQIAQANSTNNQISFVKPMKLKESVVLYLDYGLNKGKFKGSSFVIISRYFFPDSRHELAVVGGREKFRMATGFAKIRSVYLNATETYNIDKYVVTLYHY, from the exons ATGACCATCTATTTTTTAAGTGCAAAAGCTCATGAAGAATActataacaaaacaaaatttgatATTCGTATGAAGCAAAAAATAACCAAACTTTATTTCTTTCACCATGAAATTTATGGTGGAAAAAACCCAACTACTGTTCAAATAGCTCAAGCCAATTCAACCAACAACCAAATTAGTTTTG TCAAGCCGATGAAACTGAAGGAGTCAGTCGTTCTTTACTTGGATTATGGATTAAACAAAGGAAAATTTAAAGGAAGTTCGTTTGTCATTATTTCACGATATTTTTTTCCAGATTCGAGACACGAGCTTGCAGTTGTTGGTGGGAGAGAAAAGTTTCGGATGGCTACAGGTTTTGCTAAGATTCGATCTGTTTATCTTAATGCCACTGAGACGTATAATATTGATAAATATGTTGTTACCTTGTATCATTACTAA
- the LOC126679777 gene encoding uncharacterized protein LOC126679777: protein MQMENQRLILTNATSSPTRRSYLDYIEHPVSKLDTLAGVAIKYGVEVADIRKMNGLVSDLQMFALKSLQIPLPGRHPPSSSLSNGHHNSPRQQASNGHSGLFDSFQSLKLNSSKREVSQAMSSLRGYYGLEPITDPESSIALEMADCLKGDFDNEEDVQYLRPLPATNRPLSVNRKSKSLLNGFLDENNGLADSQLSTETSEIDSEKWNEKLLRRRQKSETDFTSMCPETLMREDSYGGASSAIKGKSLAPRSKAASRTVTTIDTEISTYTDLPTNGGFSSVRKSSSTSSLQDQDSASIWPTSKWNLKPDLQALSAAATRPIFDGLPKPATNRRNKAA from the exons ATGCAGATGGAAAATCAGAGGCTGATTCTTACTAATGCAACTTCATCACCAACACGAAGATCGTATCTTGATTATATTGAGCACCCTGTTTCAAAGCTTGACACTCTTGCCGGCGTCGCCATTAAATATGGCGTTgag GTGGCGGATATTAGGAAAATGAATGGTTTGGTGAGTGATCTTCAAATGTTTGCTCTTAAATCACTTCAGATTCCATTGCCTGGAAGACATCCACCATCGTCTTCTTTATCCAATGGTCACCATAATTCTCCAAG ACAGCAGGCGTCAAACGGCCATTCTGGCCTCTTTGATTCATTTCAATCCTTGAAGCTTAATTCTTCAAAGAGGGAGGTTTCTCAGGCCATGAGTTCCTTACGAGGTTATTATGGACTTGAGCCAATAACAGATCCAGAGAGTTCTATAGCTCTTGAAATGGCAGACtgtttaaaaggagattttgacAATGAGGAAGACGTTCAGTATCTTAGACCTCTACCGGCTACAAATAGACCTCTGAGTGTCAACCGGAAATCTAAGAGCTTATTAAATGGTTTTCTAGACGAGAACAATGGACTGGCTGACAGCCAGCTTTCTACGGAGACGAGTGAAATTGATTCAGAAAAATGGAATGAGAAATTACTTAGACGGCGTCAAAAGTCTGAAACTGACTTCACTTCCATGTGCCCTGAAACACTCATGAGAGAGGACAGCTACGGAGGTGCAAGTTCTGCTATCAAAGGAAAGAGCTTAGCTCCGAGATCCAAAGCAGCAAGTCGAACTGTTACGACAATTGATACTGAAATAAGCACTTATACTGATTTGCCTACAAATGGTGGATTTTCTAGCGTAAGAAAGTCATCAAGTACATCAAGCTTGCAGGACCAGGACAGTGCTTCCATCTGGCCAACATCCAAATGGAATTTGAAACCAGACTTGCAAGCCCTTTCAGCTGCAGCCACAAGGCCAATCTTTGACGGATTGCCAAAACCGGCTACTAACCGAAGAAACAAAGCTGCTTGA